gagctacactatttcttcttaccttacttgaattgttcctaaacttgacatccaagaccactaaccgatgttgacttgttaaagcctctcctggaatgaccttgcaatccttgcatagagctctatttatcttcctggttaagaggaagtcgatttgacttctatgttgcccgcttttgaaagtcactaaatgtgactctctttttataaagtaggtatttgctagtattaggtcgtatgccatagcaaaatctaggatgctttttctctcctcatttcaactgccaaaatcaaaacctccatgaacattctcataaccttgtctatcacttcctatatgtccattcaaatctccaccaatgaaaacattctcttcattcggtatgctttgcattaaatcatccatatcttcccaaaacttttgtttactctcactgtctagttctATTTATtgtgcataagcactaactacatttattgtttctccttttagtactagctttactagtataattctatctcctactcttttcacagctattactgtgtctttcaatgtcctgtctatgattatgcccactccatttTTGTTTCTcttctttccggtaaaccacagtttgtaccatgaattacccacttccttacttttctctcctacctatttagtctcttgaatgcaagcaagctccattaattttcctgtaagtgatccaacattccaagtaccaactttgatcctcctcctatcctgtttcttcctaattagtctccttctatgatatcttctattattttctatgtctatcttgtattctgttccactatttgttctactatctgtcttaTAGACTAACTTTTTTACCCACACCTGTCCataatgtgggaacccttgctcacttaacaccagaCCCGGGTGCTGGCATGGCGTGTCACTTTCGGTAAACGCCTTacgcccttgcatatttctcactacacccgggctccgatgtagcacgtcataagtagaggacgccccaacgtttatatcatttcaatccatatcataaggtgtgacaaaatttttacactggttgtcacctaccacaaccctcctcctttattcgGGCTTAGGACCAgctaagcacaaactacttaggcgaaGTTAAAAGATTAATGACAATGCTTACAAAATCGATTTGCCAGGTGATTATAATGTTAGTGCAACATTTAATATTTCTGATTTGTCCCCTTTTGATGATGCAGATTTACATTCGAGGGCGAATGCTTTTGAGGAGAGGGGGAATGATACAAGATTAAAAGCAGATCCAATGGACCATACACGAGAGAAGGTTCGGCCAGCCCGTTATGAAGTTTTGAATGATTTTCCAATGATAAATAATGGGCCAATCACAAGAGCTAAGCTGAAACAATTGAAAGCCCAAGTTCAGATGTATGCACAAAACCATGTTACATGCCAACTTAGGTTGAATTCAACTAAACGCTTAAAGGACCAGCAAACATGGATGGATGAAGGCACAAACCTGGCCTAATACATATGCAGGTATATTGGTGGGCCAATGGACAATGACTTGTAATGTGTTGGTGGGCCAATGGACAAAGACTTGTAATCTAGTTAGGagtatttttctttaattatttctttttgAAGCCGAATTCCCTTAGGGAATTAATGTCAATTGGAACTCTTTAAATTAGGATTAGTTTTACAAGTTTCCTTAATCTTTAGAACTTTGTTTTGGTTGGTTTGATTTAATCAATTTAGATAGGAATTATCCTATCATTAGGACTCTTTGTAAAGGGGGATATCTGAATTTCTAACCCCTATAAATATGCTTAGCCGAACTCCATAAACAGTAGATTTGAGATTTGAGTTTTTCCTTTGATAAATTTTTAGATTAAAGTGAGTTAatagatttttttaatttatgttaaggtagttaattatttaattaggttTTAAACTTAAGTTAGCAATTCAACTTtctatttaatttgtttttaattGCTATTAAATTGGGGTTATGGTTTAGAATACCTTAGAATCAATTAGGTTAAACCAATTAAGGTGAATTAATAAACCAATCAATTGCTTGAGGCGTAGAAGCAGGGGCAAGAATACCAAAGGCTGATTCAGCGATCTTGAGTAAAGATCTTGGGTTGCATCACTCTCTCTCTTTTTAATTTCTAGAGAAGATTCACATGACTTAGGCTGCCACTtggctttttttttaatttcattttaatccTTTAATTTTTCTAGAATCTTATTTTCCACCCTAAAAACTTTATAaaatttatcttaatttcaaatacattatttattattattagattTTGAAATTGGATTATTATATAAGTGGTGGTAGCAGTGATCAGATGATAGTGATAATGATGATAAAATGATGATAAAGTTGCGATAGCAGTTGTTAGATGATAGTAATAATGGCAATaacaatatatataaaaaaaaagaaagtaataaagattatattattttttttatttaatgatcATTAATCGTCATTTCATTAAATCAAATGTTTTTATTTTACTAAATTACATAATCAAATATTCAATGTAATTATGATTACATAACCTTAGATAATTGCATgatatatatgtgtgtgaaaATAATATAAGAAACAaggataaataaattttaattatgaaattataccaaacgtaaaatatataaattaatcaaattttgtAATTCAAATTGTGTCATATAAAACAATGTAATTCATTTTTGAATAAACTCTAACTAGAATTCAATTGCATTAATTCTATGCATTAATTCCATATTTGTAATTGATTCAAACCAAACATTGTAAGAGAAAGTTGTGAAAATTTTTCAAGCAACAAGGGATTTAATTTCAGCTCATAATAAATGGAAATACCATAACATCAGCACGAGTAATAGATGCCAAACCCTTTGGATTAATCatgtttattattataaaaaaaaggtCAGAACATTTGTGGCTCTCCAAATTTATACATCAGTCATGCATATTTGACGACAAACAACTGGGAAGTGTAGAAGATCATTTGATCTGAACAAAAAGGAACTCATATTTCACTCAAGTTTCGCTTCTCTCTTTGGTGGATCTATTTGCAAGTAAGTGTACGGCTCTGTCGGTTCCTCCCTGCATAACCAAAGATTTACATGAGTGACATACCAGTGAAGATTTAATTTATACAAGTTCACATATATTACACAAATGAGGTATATTAGAGATGGAGATCAGCCAATTTTTCTGGTCCAGACCAGAGAAAGCAACTTAAAAGCATTGCTGGTATCTTTAACTGTTTTGGTTCGATTTGGTTTGGTTCTTATAGCAACGGTTCTTTTTTGGTTTCGGTACCACACAGTTCTTTGGTTTGGTTCAGAACCTTCAAAAACCATGCATAGCCCTAGTATCTATGGCTGAAATTACCGATcaaaattccatgaaaaatgtTGACAAAAATTCTAAAATCTAGTTGAAAGCATAAATAACTGAGACTTCAAATATAGATTTGAACATACCCAGGATTGGAGCGCATGCATTGCCAGAAGAGCTTAAATGGTCCTGGAACTGTTTTAAATGGGTTCCCCTCAAAACAAGCCTACACAACAGAAGAATAAAATATATTCAACAAAAGAAACAGAATAAGCATATCAACCTCATTCATTTTTCACTGCAAATTAGTAAGATCAAGGAATTCACTACAATTCTCCCAGTACCACCACTAAAGCAAAACATGTTAATGGCTAAAAAAAAGTAACATTCCTTTAAAATAAAGGGAGTGTAAGCATGCCTAGTGGAAATTCACCACCTCATTGTTTTCAAATACAGCTCTTGGAACAATTCAACTTACCTTTTGGGATATGAAATGAATAAGATATAATTTTGTTCTTGTTTTTTTTCAACAACAGTACCCAAATCACTTAAAAGAAGCAACTTCTAGAATTTCAGTGAAGATCTTCTAGATTTATAGCGTCATTTCAAAGACCAAGAGAAATTGTCAATTTTACAAATCATGAGAGTCCAAACAACATAAAACAAAATATTCAATTCATCTGCGCTTTAATCCCAACCTAAATAGTGTTGGCTATATAGCACATTTTTCTTTATTCCATATCTTTCTTCTTAAAAGGAGCAAGATTTAGAATTTCAGTGAAGGTCTTCTAGTTTTTTAGTCACATCTTCAAGACCaagataaattattaaattttcaaatCACGTGTTCAAAGAATAAAACATAATACTCAAAACAATTGGGGTTGGCTAAAGGACCATCTTTATTCCATGCCCACCTCTCCATGCCCACCTGGCTTAGAAATACAACTTCAGTAATATCTAGGGCCATTAAATTCTACTTCACTGCTTTCCCCAACATCATCCCTAGTATtccctttctttcctttcctttctcctGCAACTTCAAAAAGTTCAACCCTCAATTTCCTTCCCAACACCAACACTGAAGAAAAACATGTTAACGGccagtgaaaaaataaaattattttataataatttttactcAATCACTTATAAGGTGAACTCTTGGAGCTTCACTCAAGTGTCCTCTAATTCTTGAGTATCACTTTCAGGGCCACGTGAGATTGTCAATTTTACAAAAACAGGTGTATCAAAACAGAATAGAACATAATAGGAGTTTTTTTTCTCATGAGAGTCAGAAGCAGCCTGTCATTCCATTTTCAGGTTAACACTCAGACATCATAGATACCATACAATTACCTatgcaattcattttcaaaccatttTCAACATCAATTATTATACACTTATTGGATGTTTTCATCTTAAAAATTCACGATCTCAATTATATTATTGGCTCGGTCATGTGTTTTTTCCAGTGAGAAATTTCACTCGTCTATGAAAGAATACTGGCTTCAGGGCTGAAAATGTTAGTTTTATAACAGAAAAGATGCTTAACATATATTTACTATCCCCAGATACTCACTATCTTTAACCAAGAGGCGACCTAAACTAACATTGACAAGTCCTTCAAAtgagggggaaaaaaaaaaaaagagattcaaCACGGCCTTGCCGAAATCAATGTTGTTAAAGGCAAGAAAAGACGCCGTGCGAGGGGAGGCGAGCCCCTAACACCTTGCCTGGCTAATGCGAGTCCACTGCAAACAGGTGAGCACCTGAGACTGGTCAGGCGAGAGGCGACGAGGCTACGCTCGGGGCAAATAAGATAcactttcaaatttttttttttttttaatttttttttgaaaaagcaTAAAAGTAAAAGAAACCCTAGCCTAAAGTCATCAACTTCCACCACCACAGGAGAGCAGAGAACGCCACAGAGCAGACCCACAGACCCAGGTATGTTCTTCCTTCCTCTCTCAACTTCaccttctttcctctctctcctccgctcttcttttatatttcttctcCTGTTACCTGCACAACCTACCAACAGGTCAATCCAGCACCTGCTatccagttttttttttttttttttttttttttttatttttcttcttttctctcctcccccttttcttctcttcttataTCGGTCCATCTTCACTCCAGCAGTTCCAtcttcaccttttttttttttttttggtaaattgTTAAATGGGTAGTGTGATATACTTTTCTTATTAAATGGGTATTGTTGTGACATGCTTTTTAATAAATGGGTATTGTGAATTGTGatgtatttttattaaattgttaTTGATGCTCTTGCTATAATGTAGTGTAATTGTGCAAATATTGAAAAATCAATTGTTTAATACTTTAATTTCTTATCTGCTTGAATTGGGACAGCATtgatggttgttattgctgttACAAAAATTCTTCTGTATGTCTTGAATTGGGATAGCCTTGATAGTTGTTTATATGTCTCATTGAACTCAACTATGACATGAATTCTTCTATATGTTGCCTAATTGTATATTCCAAAACCATTAATCTATCATTCAAAATTTTGCCATTGAAATTTTAGTGATGGGTATTGTTTTGTTAGATGGTTTTTAATTTATATAGATGGTTTTAGTGATGACTATTCTTCTATATGGTTTGTAcatataaacttttttttttgggGGTTAGATGGGCATTGTTTTGTTGTTAAAAGTATGAATTTTTATGTTAAAAGTGTGTGCACGTGCGTGTAATTTTGGCAATTTAGGCTATGGCACTTCACTTCAAAAAGGCCCTCGCCTATCGCCTCTCGCCTCTCGCCTAAGGCCATAGGTTACTATGTTGCCTTAGTGTTACCTTTCACCTTAATAACATTAGCCGAAATTGTCAATGAGAAAAATCCAATTGCCCAATTGTTTATTCAGTGACATCATGATATAGAACAAGAAGAACACAAAAGGTAGAGAAACAAATTCTTAAGAAGGAAGGgaaaaaaattctcaaaaataaagaaaaacaaattctcaataataatatCATAATAATCTCTCTAACAAAATACCTAAACATAGGTATTTATAGTTTATCAACTAGTATAACGTCATTGCCAACCCAGTGCAATGTTAGCACCAAGTCATCAACCACCTCACTACCACATCAGAAAAAATTTTGATAGGACTCCTACTAAATTCAACAAGCAGATTTTGATTTTGACATCCATTCTAGGTAAGAATGACTATCTAGTTAGATTTTATGTAAACTACAATTCAAAGGCTACAAGATGAAATTGATGACTACAATGT
This sequence is a window from Hevea brasiliensis isolate MT/VB/25A 57/8 chromosome 10, ASM3005281v1, whole genome shotgun sequence. Protein-coding genes within it:
- the LOC110642875 gene encoding uncharacterized protein LOC110642875, with protein sequence MSEPRPVRRRESPWGMPEGEHRQPKPHRCNDRAEDVIQACFEGNPFKTVPGPFKLFWQCMRSNPGEEPTEPYTYLQIDPPKREAKLE